Proteins from a genomic interval of Microbacterium abyssi:
- a CDS encoding DNA alkylation repair protein: MPATMTVPEVLTELEALEDPKMRAANEKRGDDHGIHLSKLRALTKQVKTDHALAKELWETGGTAARLLSLLICKPREFSADELDGMLRETRPPKVNEWFVSYIAKKSPLAEEMRLRWFGDADPTVAAAAWSLTSERVVKKPEGLDLEHLLDLIERDMKDAPTRPQWAMNETLANIGIRNPDLRPRALAIGDELQVLADYPTAPGCISPFAPIWIEEMVRRREGTG, translated from the coding sequence ATGCCCGCCACGATGACCGTCCCCGAGGTGCTCACCGAGCTCGAAGCCCTCGAGGATCCGAAGATGCGCGCCGCGAACGAGAAGCGCGGCGACGATCACGGCATCCACCTGTCGAAGCTGCGGGCGCTCACGAAGCAGGTGAAGACGGACCACGCTCTCGCGAAGGAGCTGTGGGAGACGGGTGGGACCGCCGCGCGTCTGCTCTCGCTGCTGATCTGCAAGCCGCGGGAGTTCTCGGCGGACGAGCTCGACGGGATGCTGCGAGAGACCCGGCCCCCGAAGGTCAACGAGTGGTTCGTCAGCTACATCGCCAAGAAGTCCCCGCTGGCCGAGGAGATGCGGCTGCGCTGGTTCGGCGACGCCGACCCGACCGTCGCGGCGGCGGCCTGGTCACTGACCTCCGAGCGCGTCGTGAAGAAGCCCGAGGGCCTCGACCTCGAGCACCTGCTCGACCTGATCGAGCGCGACATGAAGGACGCTCCGACCCGCCCGCAGTGGGCGATGAACGAGACGCTCGCGAACATCGGCATCCGCAACCCGGACCTGCGCCCGCGGGCCCTCGCGATCGGCGACGAGCTGCAGGTGCTCGCCGACTACCCCACGGCCCCTGGCTGCATCTCGCCGTTCGCGCCGATCTGGATCGAGGAGATGGTGCGGCGACGCGAGGGAACTGGCTGA